In the genome of Gemmatimonadota bacterium, the window GCAGGCCATAGAGCAAGCCAGTGCGGTACATAAATTGCCACATGCCCAGGGCGTATGCACGCGAGAGTGCACGGGGATTAAATCCGCTTTCGATCATGGCTTTGTACGCGAGGTCCAAAGGCAGGCCCTGTTCGCGGAAAACAGTTTGGATCATGGGCAGATAGGCGGTGGAGCGAGACAGACTGCGTTCAAAGAAGTCGCGCTTTTCCGTAAGGAAATATTGGATGTAAGCCATGACTTCGGGGGTCAGGTCAATAGGTACATCGGCTTGCCCTGCCAGCACTCTTATTTTTAGTTCTCGATAGTGCGGATGATGCAACAAGTCGGCAACTACAGATTCGGGAAGGGTATTGAGCAGGGTTGCCAGTGGCGCATGCGGTGGTATGGGCGCACGGGACGAAATCGCGTAATAGCGTTCGAGTGTAAAACGCATTGTCGCGGTCCATTTGGCGGCTGTATTCGGTTCAGAAACAAAACGATGGCGCAACATGTGCGCTGCCGTATCGAGCAAAGCTCTTACGCGAAGAGAGTGGGTTTCGACTGCGGCATTTTGAAGCAGTTCATAGAGACGATCGCCCTTGGGTTCAATATCTTCTATATTTTCTATAGCTATAGAAGGCTTTATTGGTATAATTGGTTCTACAACTTCTGCTGGTTCTGTAACTTCTGGTAAAGTTACGGGGGCAGGTGCGGGTGTGAGGGGAGTGCGTGCGGTAGTAGCGCAACCCGCCAAAACTATAACCGCAATGAGACAAAGGTTATACCGCATGGCAGCCTTCGCGTTATTGAGAAGATTTTGTCTGTACAATAAATGCTGTTTCATAGCCTTTTTTTGTTACCTCCTCGAGTAATATTTTTGCATCGTTGCGCGTCTGAAAATTGCCGACGCGCACCTTAAAATAAGGGGGTTCAAAATCGATAAAAACATCGTCGCGCGCCAGTTGAACACGCGCTTGCATTTGTGCATTTTCCGCTGAGCCTCGCGTCGATGACGAAAAAATTTGAACTCGAAATCCCGATGTGGCACCGCTTTCAGGTAGCACATTGGCAATTTGTGTGCGAACCACATAAGCATCGGGAAAGCCCAGTGCTCTGATGGCGTCGCGTAGTGTTTTGGCCGATTCGGGCGTGCGGCTGTTGCCCGCTTGAATTTTGTAGAGTTGGATGTCTTCGTCGAGATGCATATATGTCAGGACCTGAGCCTCACGCTGAATTTGTTCGCGCAAAGCTTCTGCCCGGTTGTGATCGCGAAGGGCTGCAACTTGAACGCGGAAGCCCTCAATTTGTGATACTTCCGCAGGGGATATTGCTTCGGCGCGTACAGGTGTTTGCAACACCGGGTCGTCGTCCATGAGCGTCTGCGGGTCAAATTCTTCTCGCGCCGCCAACGAATCGGCTGCCGATGAATCAGCCATCGGTGAATCAGCCGGGGGGACGATTTGGGTCTGCGGTGCGACACAGCCGATCAGGAACACGACAAATAAGACAAATAACAAGATTTTTTTTCTCATCATTTTGTCTCCACGAGCAGTGGTCAGGTTCATTTTTTATCTTCACCCGTGCCATCTACCTCTGTTCATTGCCCAGACGCGATTTCACCTCACACTTTAAGAATACATGCAAAATTTGTCAACGACTTATAT includes:
- a CDS encoding SPOR domain-containing protein — translated: MNLTTARGDKMMRKKILLFVLFVVFLIGCVAPQTQIVPPADSPMADSSAADSLAAREEFDPQTLMDDDPVLQTPVRAEAISPAEVSQIEGFRVQVAALRDHNRAEALREQIQREAQVLTYMHLDEDIQLYKIQAGNSRTPESAKTLRDAIRALGFPDAYVVRTQIANVLPESGATSGFRVQIFSSSTRGSAENAQMQARVQLARDDVFIDFEPPYFKVRVGNFQTRNDAKILLEEVTKKGYETAFIVQTKSSQ